From a region of the Candidatus Gracilibacteria bacterium genome:
- a CDS encoding helix-turn-helix domain-containing protein encodes MLIKANSDIIRSGTIGQHLKNVIEQKSFTVSEVAEKMGISQPALSRVLNGKVGGSDNFFTKASRAIGLSTKEMQEIFKAADQEEYKYKYGEEIISGEIDIETLSDEDLEDVLLSKNGIISEEAQKDLKSYIAFLRTKYPKK; translated from the coding sequence ATGTTAATAAAGGCAAACTCCGACATAATTAGAAGTTGAACAATATGACAACATCTAAAAAATGTTATTGAACAAAAATCGTTTACAGTTTCTGAGGTAGCAGAAAAAATGTGAATCTCTCAACCAGCACTCAGTAGAGTTTTAAATTGAAAGGTTTGATGAAGTGATAACTTTTTTACTAAAGCTTCAAGAGCAATCGGACTCTCCACTAAAGAAATGCAGGAAATATTCAAAGCTGCAGATCAAGAAGAATACAAATACAAATATGGTGAAGAGATAATATCATGAGAAATCGATATAGAAACTTTGAGTGATGAAGATCTCGAAGATGTTTTGTTGTCTAAAAATTGAATTATCTCTGAAGAAGCTCAGAAAGATTTGAAGAGTTACATTGCTTTCCTGAGAACTAAATACCCAAAGAAATAG
- a CDS encoding 3'-5' exonuclease, with protein MKKILFFDTETTGVYIPGAPIEEQPHMLQLGALFGKFLEAHELGDGEVIPIPDGSDEKINELFNPGVLIPLGSTEIHGITQEMIQNKDRFFWYANKFAQLINRADIIVGHNVDFDFKILSTEYRRIAAETNWDGVDAFLKMFESKLSCTMQSSIQFCQIPGRYRGYKWPKLSELHIKLFGVDFDGAHDAFADIVATKNCYFELRKKKLL; from the coding sequence ATGAAAAAAATACTGTTTTTTGATACCGAAACAACTGGTGTCTATATACCTTGAGCTCCAATAGAAGAGCAACCACATATGCTTCAATTATGAGCTTTATTTTGAAAATTTTTAGAGGCTCATGAGTTAGGTGATGGTGAAGTAATACCAATTCCAGATTGAAGTGACGAAAAAATAAATGAGCTCTTTAATCCGTGAGTTCTAATTCCTTTAGGATCCACAGAAATACACTGAATCACTCAAGAAATGATTCAGAACAAAGATAGATTCTTCTGGTATGCAAATAAATTCGCCCAACTCATAAATCGAGCAGACATCATAGTGTGACATAACGTAGATTTTGATTTTAAAATTCTATCAACCGAATATCGAAGAATTGCTGCAGAAACAAACTGGGATTGAGTTGATGCTTTTTTAAAAATGTTCGAATCCAAACTCTCATGCACCATGCAATCCTCAATACAGTTTTGTCAGATACCAGGAAGGTACAGATGATACAAATGGCCCAAACTATCGGAACTCCATATAAAACTGTTTTGAGTGGATTTTGATGGAGCTCATGACGCATTTGCTGACATTGTTGCTACTAAGAATTGTTACTTCGAACTCAGAAAAAAGAAACTCTTGTAA
- a CDS encoding helix-turn-helix domain-containing protein, producing MKNGYAICMNEWIFDKDIKNELNLLLYISSLAAEKGYCHAGNIHLSEKFEIDDKTISRKISKLQSLGYIDIEYKMRGCEVIYRHIYLIDSPYKTRVTKKSLDEGRKNHSTGDEKVTDNNTRKNNTRQYKKSLPERDKSLLENKIYFLNILVLKIIEVFYKNSYEYKTSKDFLYFNLDKPQIQHYVKTQGEENVLAAWCDEIRKLKEIDGYNETQITYIIKFVKSDDFWSNQIISMSKFREKNKQKIPFFVEMIGKVKEEAEKQQKKKPIIM from the coding sequence ATGAAGAATTGATACGCAATTTGTATGAATGAATGGATCTTCGATAAGGATATAAAAAACGAATTAAATCTGCTTTTATATATCTCATCACTTGCAGCAGAAAAATGATACTGTCATGCAGGAAACATTCATTTATCAGAAAAATTTGAAATTGATGACAAAACTATAAGTAGAAAAATATCAAAACTTCAAAGCCTATGATATATCGATATCGAATACAAAATGAGAGGATGTGAAGTTATATATAGACATATTTATTTAATAGATTCTCCCTATAAAACACGAGTGACAAAAAAGTCACTCGACGAGTGACGTAAAAATCACTCGACGGGTGACGAAAAAGTCACGGATAATAATACAAGAAAGAATAATACAAGACAATATAAGAAGTCTTTACCAGAAAGAGATAAATCTCTTCTGGAAAATAAAATTTATTTTTTGAATATTCTTGTTTTAAAAATCATAGAAGTCTTTTATAAAAATTCCTATGAATATAAAACCTCAAAGGATTTTTTATATTTTAATTTAGATAAACCACAAATACAGCATTATGTGAAAACACAATGAGAAGAAAATGTGCTGGCCGCGTGGTGTGATGAAATTAGAAAATTAAAAGAGATTGATTGATATAACGAAACGCAAATCACTTACATCATAAAATTTGTTAAATCTGATGACTTCTGGAGTAATCAGATTATTTCTATGTCAAAATTTAGAGAAAAGAATAAACAAAAAATACCATTTTTCGTAGAAATGATTTGAAAAGTGAAAGAAGAAGCAGAGAAGCAACAAAAGAAAAAACCAATAATTATGTAA
- a CDS encoding DNA modification methylase, with translation MKKVGYIAPIIVDEKNMIICGHGRLLSLKRFQENEVDVIKVHGMPEKEKKYYRIKDNTSNLLSGYNKENLMSELMELGDFGNDIPDDLPFDMNFDIFDEDEFDADIEDHVPEVNPEDLIIQKGDIFQLGNHYLMCGDSSDQKDVGELMNGEKAQMIFTDPPYNVNYKGQGKNTKRGIENDHMGDQAFDDMLVLWFQRYAEITRNTAGVYVFHSSSTQAQFEKALLKTGFDIKNQIIWNKPSAALGWGDYRWKHEPLFYCSLNQGRTNFYGDRTHGTVIDTFKNKSDSQILNIIKRARAAEEQGKGTIWSMKRANVGDYVHPTQKPVELIEYALFNSSKQHDIVADFFGGSGSTLIACEKTNRSCRMMELDPLFVQVIIKRYYDVTKSKKEIGCVNREIDFNFLEK, from the coding sequence ATGAAGAAAGTTTGATATATAGCTCCAATAATCGTTGATGAAAAAAACATGATTATTTGTGGCCACTGAAGACTCCTTTCTCTGAAGAGATTTCAAGAAAATGAAGTAGATGTTATTAAAGTTCATTGAATGCCTGAGAAGGAAAAAAAGTATTATCGAATCAAAGATAATACTTCGAACCTATTGTCATGATACAACAAAGAAAATCTGATGTCAGAACTAATGGAATTATGAGACTTCTGAAATGATATTCCAGATGATCTTCCTTTCGATATGAATTTTGATATTTTTGATGAAGATGAATTTGATGCTGATATTGAAGACCATGTACCTGAAGTGAATCCTGAAGATCTCATTATCCAAAAATGAGATATTTTTCAATTATGAAATCATTACTTGATGTGCTGAGATTCATCTGATCAGAAGGATGTCTGAGAATTAATGAATTGAGAAAAAGCTCAAATGATTTTTACTGATCCACCATACAACGTGAATTACAAAGGTCAGTGAAAAAATACGAAAAGATGAATAGAGAATGATCATATGTGAGATCAAGCTTTCGATGACATGCTGGTATTATGGTTCCAAAGATATGCTGAAATTACAAGAAATACTGCATGAGTTTATGTATTTCACTCTTCCTCTACTCAAGCTCAATTTGAAAAGGCTTTACTAAAAACAGGATTTGATATTAAGAATCAAATAATCTGGAATAAACCTTCAGCTGCTCTCGGGTGGTGAGATTATAGATGGAAACATGAACCTCTATTTTATTGCTCCTTGAATCAATGAAGAACAAATTTTTACTGAGATAGAACACACGGAACAGTAATAGATACTTTCAAAAATAAATCTGACTCTCAGATTCTTAATATTATCAAAAGAGCTCGAGCTGCTGAAGAACAATGAAAGTGAACAATCTGGAGTATGAAGAGAGCGAATGTTTGAGATTATGTACATCCAACTCAAAAACCAGTTGAGCTTATTGAATATGCACTCTTCAATAGTTCGAAACAACATGACATCGTGGCAGATTTCTTTTGAGGTTCATGAAGTACTCTCATTGCATGCGAAAAGACAAATCGCAGCTGCAGAATGATGGAGTTAGATCCATTATTTGTCCAGGTAATCATAAAGAGATATTACGATGTTACCAAGTCGAAAAAAGAAATCTGATGTGTAAATCGTGAAATTGATTTTAATTTTTTAGAGAAGTAA
- the bet gene encoding phage recombination protein Bet — MTQIIKWEEKTQLQTIKDIYAKDLTDPEFETFVGVGKSTGLSPFLKEIWAVKYKDKPASIFIGRDGYRKSAQANKLYDYHIVDAVYTNDDFKVSGGEVNHTYNLKDRGNLVGAYCTVMRKGSTKATFTYVELKEYIQTYGVWTSKPATMIKKVAEAQGLRQAFQELFAGTFEESENWNTPEDETKPTLPKNTKKPPEPKAPEKQQSTVEEFFIGWYEGIQESKTLESLESKLKVFKEKLSNRADCRKEKEKIDNITQLVVDMKGSLAHGEIQDAVVEIQPIEETQKDREEYLKEIRKGDYRADGTEKEWFNEKPQYEEFLKGKDKYKNFSEALDDITLDYKVGKPMRAKLKDLFSKTQSTGKTSK, encoded by the coding sequence ATGACACAAATCATAAAGTGGGAAGAAAAAACCCAGTTACAAACCATAAAAGATATCTATGCAAAGGATCTTACAGATCCAGAGTTTGAAACTTTTGTATGAGTAGGGAAGAGTACATGACTCAGTCCATTTCTTAAAGAAATATGGGCCGTTAAATATAAAGATAAACCTGCAAGTATTTTCATCTGAAGAGATGGATATAGAAAATCTGCTCAGGCAAATAAGTTATATGATTATCACATAGTAGATGCCGTTTATACCAATGACGATTTTAAAGTCTCATGAGGAGAAGTTAATCATACTTACAATCTGAAAGATAGAGGGAACCTTGTCTGAGCTTACTGTACAGTCATGAGAAAGTGATCAACAAAGGCTACATTTACTTATGTTGAACTCAAAGAGTACATTCAAACATATTGAGTATGGACATCTAAGCCAGCTACTATGATTAAAAAAGTAGCTGAAGCTCAATGACTCAGACAAGCATTTCAGGAATTATTCGCAGGAACATTCGAAGAGTCGGAGAACTGGAATACTCCGGAGGATGAAACAAAACCTACTCTACCAAAGAATACAAAGAAACCTCCAGAACCAAAAGCTCCTGAAAAACAACAATCAACGGTTGAAGAATTTTTCATCTGATGGTATGAATGAATACAAGAATCTAAAACTTTAGAGAGTCTTGAATCTAAACTTAAAGTTTTCAAAGAAAAACTGAGCAATAGAGCTGATTGTCGAAAAGAGAAAGAGAAAATTGATAATATCACGCAACTTGTAGTAGATATGAAATGATCACTCGCTCACTGAGAAATCCAAGATGCTGTAGTAGAAATTCAACCTATTGAAGAAACGCAAAAAGATAGGGAAGAGTATTTAAAGGAAATCAGAAAATGAGATTATCGAGCAGATGGAACTGAAAAAGAATGGTTCAATGAAAAACCACAATATGAAGAATTTCTGAAGGGAAAAGATAAATACAAGAATTTCTCTGAAGCACTCGATGACATCACTTTAGATTACAAAGTCTGAAAACCAATGAGAGCAAAACTCAAAGATTTATTTTCTAAGACTCAATCAACATGAAAGACTTCGAAGTAA